The following coding sequences lie in one Gloeocapsa sp. PCC 73106 genomic window:
- a CDS encoding energy transducer TonB, translated as MSNSRFCIEQRSREQSQTQKIIVLGLVASAVLHGVLATTNFNPLLRSEAPSEAEVPIELVIVEEPELEPKPVPPEPEPEPEPEPEPEPEPEPVENQVIQPIPQPVVPTPPPPVQPKIQPTAPPVSTTPEEGGGQPLAVLTSPGSSGIFKVPYVPPGSQFEESTGTGTDTGSSTGTGTGTGTGTGTGVVQPQPQKRGISCISGCDPVYPFALDGAEGSAAVQLLLGPEGEVISVTLVRGHENSAINRQALLAARNMRFTPTGDNVSVQVTVNFTVAGSEFDRVAKERQEQLEQERQAQERQQQERQAQEQQQQLEQERQAQEQQPPEVQPPVAQPNLPLVQPQAPLIPRDAPLLPNIQDRLKK; from the coding sequence ATGTCCAATTCGCGCTTTTGTATTGAACAACGTTCCCGAGAACAATCTCAAACACAAAAAATTATCGTTCTTGGTTTAGTAGCTTCCGCAGTTTTACACGGAGTACTTGCAACTACAAACTTTAACCCCTTGTTAAGATCCGAAGCCCCATCAGAAGCTGAAGTCCCCATAGAATTAGTGATAGTTGAAGAGCCTGAACTTGAACCTAAGCCTGTACCGCCCGAACCTGAACCCGAACCTGAACCTGAACCCGAACCTGAACCTGAACCTGAACCAGTTGAAAATCAGGTAATACAGCCTATACCCCAGCCAGTTGTACCCACTCCTCCACCTCCAGTTCAGCCCAAAATACAACCTACTGCACCTCCTGTTTCTACTACCCCAGAAGAAGGAGGAGGACAACCCCTGGCAGTACTTACTAGTCCCGGTTCATCAGGAATTTTTAAAGTTCCATATGTTCCCCCAGGTTCTCAATTTGAAGAATCCACAGGTACAGGTACAGATACAGGGTCAAGTACAGGTACAGGTACGGGCACAGGTACAGGCACAGGTACAGGCGTTGTACAACCACAACCACAAAAACGAGGAATTAGTTGTATTAGTGGCTGTGATCCTGTTTATCCTTTTGCGCTAGATGGTGCAGAGGGTAGCGCAGCGGTACAATTGTTATTAGGTCCTGAGGGGGAAGTAATCAGCGTTACTTTAGTTCGGGGTCATGAAAATAGTGCAATTAATCGACAAGCTCTACTAGCAGCCAGAAATATGAGATTTACTCCCACTGGCGATAATGTTTCAGTCCAAGTTACGGTTAATTTTACTGTCGCCGGTTCAGAATTCGATCGCGTCGCTAAGGAACGTCAAGAGCAATTAGAGCAAGAGCGACAAGCTCAAGAACGTCAACAGCAGGAACGCCAAGCTCAGGAGCAACAACAGCAATTGGAACAGGAGCGACAAGCTCAGGAGCAACAACCCCCAGAGGTTCAACCCCCCGTCGCACAACCCAACCTACCACTGGTTCAACCCCAAGCACCTTTAATTCCACGTGACGCACCCTTGTTACCAAATATCCAAGATCGCTTGAAGAAATAA
- a CDS encoding WD40 repeat domain-containing protein: protein MNLNQLKITLLIAITIIAASIRPIKAQTEPNEPVVPAQEWRLWRTPRLIQTLREHDGTVSAVTFTPDGDIVISGGGHNDPTLKFWSVETGKIIQRVRAQRTGVLNLGVSPDGTTLVSTGEDREINIWNLQTGAHLSTFFEHSTSVLTMAISPDSRVMVTGGLDGIRAWNLTPQRPAFILQNVGNPTYTVAIHPNGYILASGHDDGKVKFWNLRTASEIAEFSSHSQQVSAVLFTLDGEKLITGSLDGTIKVWHLGTRQLLYTFTGHNSRIRALTLNPDGKVLASAANDGVRLWNIETGEFITVLTGHTDWVRSIAFSNDGKRLASGSFDTLIRVWEIPELEISVPTTTE, encoded by the coding sequence ATGAATCTGAATCAACTCAAAATAACTTTATTAATAGCGATAACTATAATTGCTGCCTCGATTCGCCCTATTAAAGCTCAAACCGAACCTAATGAGCCGGTAGTTCCGGCACAAGAATGGCGACTGTGGAGAACCCCTAGACTAATACAAACCCTTAGAGAGCACGATGGAACCGTCAGCGCAGTGACTTTTACGCCAGATGGCGACATCGTCATCAGTGGTGGTGGACATAATGACCCCACCCTTAAGTTTTGGTCTGTGGAAACGGGGAAAATAATCCAAAGAGTCCGGGCTCAACGTACAGGAGTGTTGAATCTGGGAGTTAGTCCCGATGGTACGACTCTGGTAAGTACCGGAGAAGATAGAGAAATAAATATTTGGAATTTACAGACAGGAGCACATCTTTCTACTTTTTTTGAACACTCTACTAGTGTGCTAACTATGGCCATTTCTCCTGATAGTCGCGTCATGGTGACAGGAGGTTTAGATGGTATTAGAGCTTGGAATTTGACTCCCCAACGTCCGGCTTTTATTTTGCAGAATGTCGGTAACCCCACCTACACCGTGGCTATACATCCTAACGGCTATATTCTTGCTAGTGGTCATGATGATGGTAAAGTTAAATTCTGGAATCTTAGGACCGCTAGTGAAATAGCAGAGTTTTCCAGTCATTCCCAACAAGTTAGTGCTGTACTCTTTACTCTAGACGGTGAAAAATTAATTACAGGAAGTTTAGATGGCACGATTAAAGTATGGCACCTGGGGACTCGACAGTTACTCTATACCTTCACGGGACATAATAGTAGAATACGCGCTTTAACTCTTAATCCCGACGGCAAAGTTTTAGCGAGCGCAGCTAATGATGGGGTCCGTCTGTGGAATATTGAGACGGGAGAATTTATCACTGTGCTGACAGGACACACGGATTGGGTACGCTCTATTGCCTTTAGTAACGATGGTAAAAGACTAGCTTCAGGGAGTTTTGATACCTTGATTCGCGTTTGGGAAATACCGGAACTGGAGATTTCTGTACCAACAACTACGGAATAA
- a CDS encoding pre-16S rRNA-processing nuclease YqgF: MVIIGFDPGRDKCGVAVMSRDQQLLHHQVIASEQAIAHVIALTQEFAPEVLVLGNQTTSKIWSDKLKLALPPSLPIVSIDERNSTLQARDRYWDMYPPRGLNRLVPRGMRVPPRAIDDLVAIILIERYLNSAS; encoded by the coding sequence GTGGTAATTATCGGCTTCGATCCAGGTAGAGATAAATGTGGTGTAGCAGTGATGAGCCGAGATCAACAACTGTTACATCATCAGGTAATAGCCTCAGAGCAGGCGATCGCTCACGTTATAGCTCTGACTCAAGAATTTGCACCAGAAGTATTAGTCTTGGGGAATCAAACTACTTCCAAAATTTGGAGTGACAAGCTTAAATTAGCTTTACCACCATCTCTTCCCATCGTCAGCATCGACGAGAGAAACTCTACCCTACAAGCACGCGATCGCTATTGGGATATGTATCCACCCCGAGGTTTAAACCGTTTGGTTCCCCGGGGTATGAGGGTCCCACCAAGAGCGATCGACGATCTCGTAGCCATTATCTTAATTGAACGTTATTTAAATTCTGCCTCGTAG
- a CDS encoding GTP-binding protein gives MEQRFTSWNSEELDRILASFETIQGELNYQQAQDALGALVSNLDLTPREKIGLEGEIAHLSAMLAKLEQSVVQIAAFGMVGRGKSSILNALLGEPVFQTGALHGVTQVSTSKHWQLSQENLAESDQEIQKLTIPGLGKSSVELIDTPGIDEVDGETREALARDIAKQADLILMIIAGDLTKVEYQALCELREFGKPILLVFNKIDQYPEADALAIYEKIRDDRVKELLSPEEIVMVAASPLVVEASSDSQGHLKIQRRRGVPQIEELKLKILEILAKEGKSLVALNTMLYADQVNERLLARKILLREQAANELIWKGVMTKSLAIALNPVTVFDLFTGGIVDVVMILALSRLYGIPMTHTAALGLLQKIAISLGGISASEILASFGLSSIKGLLGLVVPATGGASLAPYASVALTQGAVAGVSSYAIAQVTKTYLAHGASWGPEGPKTVVQSILNSLDETSILSRIKAELRAKLGRKYLKEGF, from the coding sequence ATGGAACAAAGGTTTACCAGTTGGAATTCCGAAGAGTTAGATCGTATTTTAGCGAGCTTTGAGACGATTCAGGGAGAACTTAACTATCAACAAGCTCAAGATGCTCTAGGTGCTCTTGTTTCTAATTTGGACCTTACTCCTCGGGAAAAAATCGGTTTAGAAGGTGAAATCGCTCATTTAAGCGCAATGTTAGCTAAGTTAGAGCAATCGGTAGTTCAAATCGCCGCTTTTGGGATGGTAGGAAGGGGAAAATCTTCCATACTCAACGCTCTTCTGGGAGAACCTGTGTTTCAAACTGGTGCCCTACATGGAGTAACACAAGTATCTACTTCTAAACATTGGCAGTTAAGTCAAGAAAATTTGGCAGAAAGTGACCAAGAGATTCAAAAATTAACCATACCCGGTTTAGGTAAATCTTCAGTAGAGTTGATTGATACCCCGGGGATTGACGAAGTAGATGGAGAAACCAGAGAAGCTTTAGCCAGAGATATCGCTAAACAAGCCGATTTAATCTTGATGATCATAGCAGGAGATCTGACTAAGGTTGAGTATCAGGCTTTGTGTGAATTGCGCGAGTTTGGTAAACCGATTCTCTTAGTATTTAATAAAATCGATCAGTATCCAGAAGCAGACGCTCTCGCTATCTACGAGAAAATTCGCGATGATCGCGTCAAAGAATTACTCTCCCCAGAAGAAATCGTGATGGTAGCAGCTTCACCTCTAGTCGTTGAAGCGAGCTCAGATTCCCAAGGACATTTAAAAATCCAGAGACGTCGAGGTGTTCCGCAAATTGAAGAGTTAAAACTAAAAATTCTCGAAATCTTGGCTAAAGAAGGTAAGTCATTAGTAGCTTTAAATACTATGCTCTACGCCGATCAGGTCAATGAACGTTTATTAGCGCGTAAAATATTGCTGAGAGAACAAGCAGCTAATGAATTGATCTGGAAAGGAGTAATGACTAAATCCCTAGCGATCGCGCTCAACCCTGTCACGGTATTTGATTTATTTACCGGGGGAATCGTCGACGTGGTGATGATTTTAGCTCTTTCTCGTCTCTATGGTATCCCTATGACTCATACCGCAGCCTTAGGGCTATTACAGAAGATAGCGATTAGTTTAGGGGGTATTAGCGCCAGTGAAATCCTCGCTTCTTTTGGTTTAAGTTCCATTAAAGGTTTACTGGGTTTAGTCGTGCCCGCTACTGGTGGTGCTTCTCTTGCTCCCTACGCTTCTGTGGCTCTAACCCAAGGTGCGGTAGCGGGAGTTTCTTCCTATGCGATCGCTCAAGTCACCAAGACTTATCTCGCTCATGGGGCTTCCTGGGGACCAGAGGGACCTAAAACTGTCGTTCAGAGCATTTTAAACTCCCTCGACGAAACCTCGATTCTCAGTCGGATTAAAGCCGAATTAAGGGCTAAATTAGGGCGAAAATACCTGAAAGAAGGGTTTTAA
- a CDS encoding sigma-70 family RNA polymerase sigma factor → MSQSVSISWSMTRVTNLKTRVSPEHLSNYDLILRCQEGVQPNQGAFTELLRRYQTYVERILYHLAPDWQDRCDLSQEVWLRVYRYLSRLEDPHKFKSWLARITTNLFYDELRKRKRRSETVSLDEPRQLEDSYVTQEIAANAPTPEDDLATREFYEKLQQAIADLEPIFRTTIILREIEGMSYEEIAEITGVSLGTVKSRIARARAKLQSQLHNFL, encoded by the coding sequence ATGAGTCAATCAGTATCGATATCTTGGTCAATGACTAGGGTAACTAACTTGAAAACAAGGGTATCACCTGAGCATCTCTCTAACTACGATCTAATTCTACGTTGTCAAGAAGGAGTGCAGCCTAACCAAGGTGCTTTTACTGAATTGCTACGTCGTTATCAAACCTATGTAGAGCGCATTTTATACCATTTAGCCCCCGACTGGCAAGATCGCTGCGATCTGTCTCAGGAGGTTTGGCTGAGAGTGTATCGTTACTTGTCTCGTCTTGAGGATCCACACAAATTTAAAAGTTGGTTGGCCCGAATTACCACCAACTTGTTCTATGATGAACTGAGAAAACGTAAGCGCCGCTCTGAAACGGTTTCTTTAGATGAACCCCGTCAATTAGAGGACTCTTATGTGACCCAGGAAATTGCTGCTAATGCTCCCACACCGGAGGATGATTTAGCTACTAGAGAGTTTTATGAAAAATTGCAGCAAGCGATCGCCGATCTTGAGCCTATTTTTCGGACGACAATTATCCTCAGAGAAATTGAGGGTATGTCTTATGAAGAAATAGCTGAGATTACGGGAGTTTCTCTCGGTACGGTCAAATCAAGAATCGCTAGAGCTAGAGCTAAATTACAATCCCAACTACATAATTTTTTATAA
- a CDS encoding DUF3146 family protein, with protein MNQCWQTGYLEGEVRAGSYQWAFKWRFRQGRLSVQPSLGRALIQEPLGRFLERYDYQLEPGGDYQFTLRGRI; from the coding sequence ATGAACCAATGTTGGCAAACAGGTTATCTAGAAGGAGAAGTCAGAGCGGGTTCTTACCAATGGGCGTTTAAATGGCGTTTTCGCCAGGGACGGTTATCGGTACAACCTTCTTTAGGTAGAGCTTTGATTCAAGAACCTCTGGGGCGCTTTTTAGAGCGTTATGACTACCAGTTAGAGCCGGGAGGAGATTATCAGTTTACCCTACGAGGCAGAATTTAA
- a CDS encoding MotA/TolQ/ExbB proton channel family protein: MEINNFFLAGGIVAWPLLAFSCIAVALIIERLWFWFRVKTREIPMVKEILRVYTVDPLAAIKKLKQNADLPMARIFLEALELDRPTPVEFRLALESATQAELPLLKRFNTFFQTVITVSPLLGLLGTILGLMRSFASLDIGNFEATQTAGVTGGISEALVSTVMGLVVAIFTLLFTNTFRAFYQRQLASIQEYGGQLELLYRRQHQKGMNNYASS, from the coding sequence ATGGAGATTAATAACTTTTTCTTAGCAGGGGGTATCGTTGCTTGGCCATTACTGGCATTCTCCTGTATAGCTGTTGCCCTGATCATTGAGCGTCTTTGGTTTTGGTTTCGCGTCAAGACTCGAGAGATTCCTATGGTTAAAGAGATCCTCCGCGTCTATACCGTTGATCCTCTGGCCGCTATTAAAAAGCTTAAGCAAAACGCTGATTTACCTATGGCTCGTATCTTTTTGGAAGCACTGGAATTAGATAGACCGACACCTGTGGAGTTTCGTTTGGCTTTAGAAAGTGCCACTCAAGCAGAATTGCCCTTATTGAAGCGATTTAACACATTTTTCCAGACAGTTATCACTGTTTCGCCTTTGTTAGGACTTTTGGGGACAATTTTGGGGTTAATGCGTTCTTTTGCCTCTTTAGATATCGGCAATTTTGAAGCGACTCAAACTGCGGGAGTTACTGGAGGTATCAGTGAGGCTTTGGTTTCAACGGTAATGGGTTTGGTAGTGGCTATCTTTACCTTGCTGTTTACCAATACTTTTCGTGCTTTTTATCAGCGTCAGCTAGCTTCAATCCAAGAATATGGAGGTCAGTTAGAATTGCTGTACCGTCGCCAACATCAAAAAGGGATGAATAATTATGCGTCTTCCTGA
- a CDS encoding anti-sigma factor: MMPDFDPSEHFELLSAYIDQELSEEETTKIKSLLQNDQRLQHEYQQMLRLRAKLKNLPQPSPIILPEQLAAQVLNRVKQQERKRSKWGWSGGAIAALSVAALSGLFTPIPSRLPQLANSSDQDAKFLVMAINQVSREQMNSRLMIPLNQPLAGIPK, from the coding sequence ATGATGCCCGATTTTGATCCTTCTGAACATTTTGAACTACTCAGCGCTTATATTGACCAAGAGTTAAGCGAGGAGGAAACTACTAAAATAAAATCTCTATTGCAAAATGATCAGCGGTTACAGCATGAGTATCAACAAATGCTACGCTTGAGAGCAAAGCTCAAAAATCTACCTCAACCTTCTCCGATAATCTTACCAGAACAATTAGCGGCGCAAGTTTTAAATCGCGTTAAGCAACAAGAGCGCAAAAGAAGTAAATGGGGATGGAGTGGAGGAGCGATCGCAGCTTTGTCGGTTGCGGCTTTATCAGGTTTGTTTACACCCATTCCTTCGCGTTTACCCCAACTAGCTAATTCTTCTGATCAGGATGCTAAATTTCTAGTTATGGCGATCAATCAAGTTTCCCGAGAACAAATGAACAGCCGTTTAATGATTCCCCTCAATCAACCTCTAGCGGGAATCCCTAAATAA
- a CDS encoding 2Fe-2S iron-sulfur cluster-binding protein, whose product MTTINFIKENKEIIIANGANLREKALQNGIDLYTLKGKLMNCGGYGQCGTCIVEIVAGMENLSDPTDFEKRKLKKKPGNYRLACQTLVNGPVTVNTKP is encoded by the coding sequence GTGACCACGATCAACTTTATTAAGGAAAATAAAGAAATTATTATTGCCAATGGGGCAAATCTCAGGGAAAAAGCCCTGCAAAATGGCATAGATTTATACACGTTAAAAGGAAAACTGATGAATTGCGGCGGCTATGGACAATGTGGAACCTGTATCGTGGAAATAGTAGCAGGTATGGAAAATCTCTCCGATCCCACCGACTTTGAAAAACGTAAACTTAAGAAAAAGCCCGGTAATTATCGTTTAGCTTGTCAAACTCTGGTCAATGGTCCGGTAACGGTCAATACTAAGCCCTGA
- a CDS encoding DUF3288 family protein translates to MTEQQHPQEYSDRQILTQILQQEATPDNLADVARFLIRYHNFPGARGIQADLAQILQQWGLDQETLFAKTRKLYSDKKISYQKLSPEQTQDWS, encoded by the coding sequence ATGACCGAACAACAACATCCTCAAGAATACAGCGATCGCCAAATTCTCACTCAGATCCTCCAACAAGAAGCTACCCCAGACAATCTAGCTGATGTAGCTAGGTTTTTAATTCGTTATCATAACTTCCCTGGAGCAAGGGGTATTCAGGCAGATTTAGCCCAGATCTTACAACAATGGGGATTAGATCAAGAAACTTTGTTTGCTAAAACCAGAAAACTCTATTCAGATAAAAAAATATCCTACCAGAAATTATCTCCCGAACAAACTCAAGATTGGAGTTGA
- a CDS encoding type II toxin-antitoxin system RelE/ParE family toxin, with amino-acid sequence MKTEYFPTFVNDLKLLKGTQVYTKIKNLAFQDIIPSQNLRDIRNVKKLQGQENTYRIGVGDYRIGFFMISDTIIFSRVLHRQEFYRYFP; translated from the coding sequence ATGAAAACCGAATATTTTCCCACTTTTGTTAATGACCTTAAACTTCTCAAAGGTACACAAGTTTACACGAAAATTAAAAATCTTGCTTTTCAGGACATTATACCCTCTCAAAATCTTAGGGACATCAGGAATGTCAAAAAATTACAAGGACAAGAAAATACCTATCGAATTGGAGTTGGTGATTATAGAATCGGTTTTTTTATGATAAGTGACACTATTATTTTCTCTCGCGTTCTCCATCGACAAGAATTTTACCGTTATTTTCCCTAA
- a CDS encoding TIGR03792 family protein — protein sequence MIIEWLKFEVTPEAKQKFIEADDDIYTETLATFPGYLGKETWLNPFVETEVILVIHWASREQWKGVAEDILLETEAKFAQAVGKDNYRIVESLEYQIRKFRQT from the coding sequence ATGATTATTGAATGGTTAAAATTTGAAGTCACTCCAGAAGCTAAACAAAAGTTCATTGAAGCAGATGATGATATTTATACTGAGACGTTAGCAACTTTTCCCGGTTATTTAGGGAAAGAAACTTGGCTCAATCCCTTTGTAGAGACTGAGGTTATTTTAGTTATTCATTGGGCGTCTAGAGAGCAATGGAAAGGAGTTGCAGAAGATATCTTACTGGAGACAGAAGCTAAATTCGCTCAAGCTGTGGGAAAAGATAATTATCGAATAGTCGAAAGCTTAGAGTATCAAATTAGAAAATTTCGCCAGACTTAA
- a CDS encoding heavy metal-responsive transcriptional regulator, whose amino-acid sequence MIVPGSQLLKIGEVAQETGLSIKTIRYYDQLGLLLPSVQRNQAGYRLFQPVVINRLQFIKKTQSLGLSLKEIKEILDIHDSGAVPCPAIKECLVKQLAIIDIHINNLHFVKTELQTILSDWQDLESRDQLSQTICPNIK is encoded by the coding sequence ATGATCGTCCCAGGCTCTCAACTTCTAAAAATAGGCGAAGTAGCTCAAGAGACTGGTTTATCGATTAAAACTATCCGCTACTACGACCAGTTAGGTTTATTATTACCCTCGGTACAACGAAATCAAGCCGGTTATCGTTTGTTTCAACCCGTAGTTATTAACCGTCTCCAATTTATCAAAAAAACCCAGTCTCTGGGTCTGAGTCTTAAAGAAATCAAAGAAATACTAGATATTCACGACTCAGGAGCGGTTCCCTGTCCAGCGATTAAAGAATGTTTGGTTAAACAATTAGCAATTATCGATATACACATAAATAACTTACATTTTGTTAAAACAGAGTTACAAACAATACTCTCAGACTGGCAAGATCTAGAATCAAGAGACCAACTATCTCAGACCATTTGCCCCAATATTAAGTAA